A genomic region of Prionailurus viverrinus isolate Anna chromosome D4, UM_Priviv_1.0, whole genome shotgun sequence contains the following coding sequences:
- the NMRK1 gene encoding nicotinamide riboside kinase 1 isoform X2, with amino-acid sequence MKTFVVGISGVTNGGKTTLAKNLQKHLPNCSIVSQDDFFKPESEIEIDANGFLQYDVLEALNMEKMMSTISCWMESQGQSLASTDSGSAEEIPILIVEGFLLFNYKPLDTLWNRSYFLTIPYEECKRRRSTRVYKPPDTPGYFDGHVWPMYLKHRREMAKITWEIVYLDGTKSEEDLFKEVYEDLIQELAKQKGLHVTT; translated from the exons ATGAAAACATTTGTCGTGGGAATCAGTGG tgTGACAAATGGCGGGAAGACAACGCTGGCTAAGAATTTGCAGAAACACCTCCCAAACTGCAGTATCGTATCTCAGGATGATTTCTTTAAG cCAGAGTCTGAGATAGAGATAGACGCAAATGGATTTCTGCAGTATGACG TGCTTGAAGCGCTCAATATGGAAAAAATGATGTCCACCATTTCCTGCTGGATGGAAAGCCAAGGACAGTCCCTGGCATCAACAGACTCTGGAAGTGCCGAGGAAATTCCCATATTGATCGTCGAAGGCTTCCTTCTCTTTAATTATAA GCCCCTCGACACACTATGGAACAGAAGCTACTTTCTGACCATTCCGTATGAAGAAtgtaagaggaggaggag TACGAGAGTCTACAAGCCTCCAGACACCCCAGGGTACTTTGATGGCCACGTGTGGCCCATGTATCTAAAGCACAGACGAGAAATGGCGAAGATCACGTGGGAGATTG tTTACCTAGATGGAACAAAATCTGAAGAGGACCTCTTTAAAGAAGTGTATGAAGATCTAATACAAGAACTAGCAAAGCAAAAGG GTTTGCACGTGACAACGTAG
- the NMRK1 gene encoding nicotinamide riboside kinase 1 isoform X1 yields MKTFVVGISGVTNGGKTTLAKNLQKHLPNCSIVSQDDFFKPESEIEIDANGFLQYDVLEALNMEKMMSTISCWMESQGQSLASTDSGSAEEIPILIVEGFLLFNYKPLDTLWNRSYFLTIPYEECKRRRSIKFPVCFDSTRVYKPPDTPGYFDGHVWPMYLKHRREMAKITWEIVYLDGTKSEEDLFKEVYEDLIQELAKQKGLHVTT; encoded by the exons ATGAAAACATTTGTCGTGGGAATCAGTGG tgTGACAAATGGCGGGAAGACAACGCTGGCTAAGAATTTGCAGAAACACCTCCCAAACTGCAGTATCGTATCTCAGGATGATTTCTTTAAG cCAGAGTCTGAGATAGAGATAGACGCAAATGGATTTCTGCAGTATGACG TGCTTGAAGCGCTCAATATGGAAAAAATGATGTCCACCATTTCCTGCTGGATGGAAAGCCAAGGACAGTCCCTGGCATCAACAGACTCTGGAAGTGCCGAGGAAATTCCCATATTGATCGTCGAAGGCTTCCTTCTCTTTAATTATAA GCCCCTCGACACACTATGGAACAGAAGCTACTTTCTGACCATTCCGTATGAAGAAtgtaagaggaggaggag TATAAAGTTTCCTGTGTGTTTTGATAGTACGAGAGTCTACAAGCCTCCAGACACCCCAGGGTACTTTGATGGCCACGTGTGGCCCATGTATCTAAAGCACAGACGAGAAATGGCGAAGATCACGTGGGAGATTG tTTACCTAGATGGAACAAAATCTGAAGAGGACCTCTTTAAAGAAGTGTATGAAGATCTAATACAAGAACTAGCAAAGCAAAAGG GTTTGCACGTGACAACGTAG